Proteins found in one Fastidiosipila sp. genomic segment:
- a CDS encoding murein biosynthesis integral membrane protein MurJ → MRRRREEHSWLLTDPRKTGMRVLSTGRATAVLMFSLATAKLTGFAREILIAPTFGYGVNTDAYFIGFQIPDLFYQLLIGGTFAAAVTPAMSAALARDEEKKIWRSLSTLINVFLIAFLTAILLGELFAGPIIRLYNPNKDAAIIERAISVARMLFPQIIFLFLAGMCVGVLNGHKLFQRAAFTTTLYNLVCIFFMIRWGDQSAGAPARVALGVVISSAVNFLYLAFMARRVIHYKPIIDLQDRGYRKLMRLAVPTLISGTAIQLNSIIQTGFANQFTGAVTSLRHAQTMWKLPYGIFALAVASVMSPSLTRAFANRRFEDMRKIYTESLRRALYFVTPFVLIFAVMAEETVEAVFQWRGAIPLENLLIEGSLLRLYSPAIFFLTFYEVANQAFYARHMTRVSLLTSIVSLVLNPLFCVLFTQVFDWGIYGLPVAYILNSAINMVMISFLYRLHIKKARPYRMLPFYLRLAFCSATTVIVILGLNTLPLEPSGKIGQLLIYSVKALMAILTYYLTGLAINFRESKDLQGMIRRFLKLSPARS, encoded by the coding sequence ATGAGAAGGCGCAGGGAGGAACACAGCTGGCTCTTGACGGATCCGCGAAAGACCGGCATGCGCGTCTTATCCACGGGAAGAGCGACGGCCGTCCTGATGTTTTCACTTGCCACGGCCAAGCTGACGGGTTTCGCAAGGGAGATCCTGATCGCGCCGACTTTTGGGTACGGGGTCAACACCGACGCCTATTTCATCGGTTTCCAGATTCCCGATCTGTTTTACCAGCTGCTTATTGGCGGCACCTTTGCCGCGGCGGTCACACCCGCCATGTCTGCAGCCCTGGCCCGTGACGAAGAAAAGAAGATCTGGCGGAGCCTCAGCACCCTGATCAATGTCTTTCTGATTGCTTTTTTGACGGCTATCCTGTTGGGGGAACTATTCGCAGGCCCCATTATCCGGCTCTACAATCCAAACAAGGACGCTGCCATCATTGAACGGGCGATCTCGGTTGCCCGGATGCTTTTTCCCCAGATCATCTTTCTCTTTTTGGCCGGCATGTGCGTGGGAGTCTTGAACGGTCACAAACTCTTTCAACGGGCTGCTTTTACGACAACACTCTACAACCTGGTCTGCATCTTTTTCATGATCCGCTGGGGGGATCAGTCAGCAGGGGCGCCTGCCAGAGTGGCCCTCGGCGTCGTGATCTCTTCGGCCGTCAACTTTCTATACCTGGCCTTTATGGCCAGGCGCGTCATTCACTATAAACCGATTATTGATTTGCAGGACAGGGGATATAGGAAGCTGATGAGGCTCGCCGTCCCGACGCTGATTTCGGGTACGGCCATCCAGCTCAACTCCATCATTCAGACTGGTTTCGCCAACCAGTTTACCGGGGCCGTGACATCGCTCCGCCATGCTCAAACCATGTGGAAGCTGCCCTATGGGATATTTGCGCTCGCCGTCGCCAGCGTGATGTCCCCCAGCCTGACCCGGGCCTTTGCCAACCGTCGTTTTGAGGACATGAGGAAGATCTACACCGAATCGCTCCGCCGCGCGCTCTATTTTGTCACGCCCTTCGTCCTCATCTTCGCCGTCATGGCGGAGGAGACAGTCGAAGCGGTTTTTCAATGGCGGGGTGCCATCCCCCTTGAAAATCTCCTCATTGAAGGGAGCCTGCTGCGCCTGTATAGCCCGGCCATTTTCTTCCTGACCTTCTATGAAGTAGCCAACCAGGCTTTCTATGCCCGTCATATGACGCGCGTATCGCTTCTGACATCCATCGTTTCCCTGGTGCTCAACCCCCTGTTTTGTGTTTTGTTCACACAGGTTTTCGATTGGGGTATTTACGGCCTTCCAGTCGCTTACATCCTGAACAGCGCCATCAACATGGTCATGATTTCATTTCTCTACCGCCTCCACATAAAAAAGGCCAGACCCTACCGGATGTTGCCCTTCTACCTCCGGCTGGCCTTCTGCTCAGCGACAACGGTCATTGTGATACTGGGACTGAACACACTGCCATTGGAGCCGTCAGGGAAAATTGGCCAGCTCCTTATCTATTCCGTCAAGGCACTGATGGCCATCCTGACTTATTATCTGACGGGCCTTGCCATCAATTTCCGCGAATCAAAGGATTTGCAGGGCATGATCCGCCGGTTTTTAAAACTGTCACCCGCGCGTTCTTGA
- the acpP gene encoding acyl carrier protein, producing MTKQEILERIRTILADQLSIDKESIEMTSSIIEDLNADSLDIVEMVMSLESEFDLQIMDEEAERIRTVGDAVDFIHAHL from the coding sequence ATGACGAAACAGGAAATCTTGGAACGTATCCGGACCATACTGGCGGATCAGCTCAGCATTGACAAAGAGTCAATCGAAATGACTTCAAGCATCATCGAAGATCTTAATGCGGACTCTCTTGACATCGTAGAAATGGTCATGTCCCTTGAATCTGAGTTTGACTTGCAAATCATGGACGAAGAAGCGGAACGCATCCGTACCGTCGGGGATGCCGTCGACTTCATCCACGCCCATTTATAG
- the recA gene encoding recombinase RecA, with protein sequence MAKGAKSKQDIKPREDKDRQAALKAALDRIEKDFGKGAVLTLGDTEVMEVESIPTGALSLDVALGIGGLPRGRVIEVYGPESSGKTTVALHSIAEAQKRGGIAAFIDAEHSLDPSYAENLGVDIENLIVSQPDYGEQALEIAEALARSGAVDVIVIDSVAALVPRAEIDGEMGDAVVGLQARLMSQALRKLAAVINKSRTMVIFINQLREKIGVMFGSPETTTGGRALKFYASVRLDIRRIGKIEMGDKLIGSRTRAKVVKNKVAPPFHEAEFDILYGRGISQTGCVLDMGVDADIIKKSGSWFSYQDKRLGQGRDNVRAFLEEEANRELYEEIEEQVRSYYLDESGRKSVDTGQAGHDDSDLLDADVDAMLGLDL encoded by the coding sequence ATGGCCAAGGGAGCCAAATCGAAACAGGATATCAAGCCAAGAGAAGATAAAGACCGCCAGGCTGCACTCAAAGCGGCGCTGGACAGGATCGAAAAAGATTTCGGCAAGGGAGCCGTCCTGACACTCGGAGATACAGAAGTCATGGAGGTGGAGTCGATCCCGACAGGAGCGCTCTCCCTGGATGTGGCGCTTGGCATCGGCGGTTTGCCCAGAGGCAGGGTGATCGAGGTGTACGGGCCTGAGTCTTCCGGGAAAACGACCGTGGCCCTCCACAGCATCGCGGAGGCCCAGAAACGCGGAGGCATCGCGGCTTTCATTGACGCGGAGCATTCACTCGATCCGTCCTATGCTGAGAATTTGGGTGTTGATATTGAGAACCTGATTGTATCCCAGCCCGATTACGGGGAGCAGGCGCTTGAAATTGCCGAGGCATTGGCGCGGTCGGGAGCCGTTGACGTAATCGTGATTGATTCAGTGGCAGCACTTGTTCCCCGTGCCGAAATTGACGGGGAAATGGGTGATGCCGTCGTCGGCCTTCAGGCAAGGTTGATGTCCCAGGCTTTGCGCAAACTGGCTGCTGTCATCAATAAAAGCCGTACCATGGTCATTTTCATCAATCAGCTGCGCGAAAAGATCGGTGTTATGTTTGGCAGCCCGGAAACAACGACAGGGGGCAGGGCGCTTAAATTCTACGCCAGTGTCAGGCTCGACATCAGGCGAATCGGCAAGATCGAAATGGGAGATAAGCTGATCGGATCAAGGACCAGGGCCAAGGTGGTCAAGAATAAAGTGGCGCCCCCTTTTCACGAGGCGGAATTTGATATCCTCTATGGCCGGGGCATTTCCCAAACCGGCTGTGTCCTTGATATGGGTGTTGATGCAGACATTATCAAGAAGAGCGGATCATGGTTTTCCTATCAGGACAAGCGCCTGGGCCAGGGTCGGGACAATGTGCGGGCTTTTCTTGAAGAAGAGGCGAATCGTGAACTTTATGAGGAAATCGAAGAGCAGGTTCGCAGCTACTACCTGGACGAATCCGGCCGAAAAAGTGTCGATACCGGACAGGCGGGCCATGATGACAGTGACTTGCTTGATGCCGATGTTGACGCCATGCTCGGACTCGATTTATGA
- a CDS encoding DNA translocase FtsK: protein MFFLQRLAAVTAKHAGAFFMIYLIGTSLVSLFVLPYSQLELAVEPTPPGGIAGWHLVRELWRFGRFPQAIQPGNRWSGGLAGGLIANSLERVAGLTGALIILFALLVTLLVFAFGLSPSRMAGLASLVRDELPGPPEEGSGEAEAVERRSFFARLIKRRPPADGEGEGESPADSVPPAAAGPAGWTTLCPPSEAGDPASQETGRIAFQKPPPGYPSSGGETRPRMPLQGVPYLFTPSTAAPSRSLAREAAEETAGSRETSMRPPERLTSANGRGILPKKPVKRYRAEQLSLLSEYRPPPLSLLKEDSGMKKTPQEIREIRELGRKLEQTLDSFGVDAHIVNYTTGPTITRFELAPGPGIKVSRIVNLADDIALSLAAMGVRIEAPIPGKAAIGIEIPNKNMSPVLLRSLLESKEFQQNRGPLVAALGRNVGGEAILCDLSKMPHLLIAGATGSGKSVCINAILISILYRSSPVDVRMLMIDPKIVELNVYNGIPHLLQPVVTNAEKAYGVLNYACSEMERRYRLFADKKVRDITSYNQAVRRAGKTDPEEGPIPNILIVIDELADLMALTQHQVESAISRLMAKARAVGIHVIIATQRPSVDVITGIIKANIPSRIAFAVASQVDSRTIIDSGGAEKLLGRGDMLYFPLGSIKAIRGQGAFVSNREVERILAHIKSYYPENYDERVADAIENPETEDKASMAEDGEDELLMEALRVVVEADYAAVSLLQRKLQIGYPRAARLVDRLSELGYVGPFEGSKPRKLLITHDQYERLSPEAPGKEDHDSRA from the coding sequence ATGTTCTTTCTCCAGCGGCTGGCCGCAGTTACAGCAAAGCACGCCGGAGCTTTTTTTATGATCTATCTGATCGGAACCTCATTGGTTTCGCTCTTTGTCCTGCCCTATAGCCAGCTTGAACTGGCAGTCGAACCCACCCCTCCGGGCGGGATTGCCGGATGGCATCTGGTCAGGGAGCTTTGGCGTTTCGGCCGCTTCCCCCAGGCCATCCAGCCGGGGAATCGCTGGAGCGGCGGACTGGCAGGTGGCCTGATCGCCAATTCCCTGGAGCGCGTTGCCGGACTGACGGGAGCCCTGATTATTCTCTTCGCCCTTCTTGTTACCCTGCTGGTTTTTGCCTTTGGCCTGTCGCCCTCGAGGATGGCCGGTCTGGCTTCACTGGTACGCGATGAGCTTCCAGGACCTCCTGAGGAGGGGAGCGGGGAAGCGGAAGCCGTGGAACGGCGGAGTTTCTTTGCCCGTCTCATCAAACGCCGCCCTCCCGCTGATGGGGAGGGGGAGGGGGAAAGTCCCGCCGACTCAGTTCCTCCGGCCGCTGCCGGGCCCGCAGGATGGACCACCCTTTGTCCGCCGTCCGAAGCCGGGGACCCGGCTTCGCAGGAAACGGGGAGGATTGCCTTTCAGAAGCCGCCGCCGGGATATCCCTCGTCGGGAGGGGAGACCAGGCCACGCATGCCCCTGCAGGGTGTTCCCTACTTGTTTACACCTTCAACGGCAGCTCCTTCCCGGTCCCTTGCAAGAGAAGCCGCCGAAGAGACTGCCGGTTCACGTGAAACATCCATGAGGCCGCCGGAACGCCTGACTTCAGCCAATGGGCGCGGCATACTGCCCAAGAAACCGGTCAAGCGCTACCGTGCCGAGCAGCTGAGTCTTTTATCCGAATACCGGCCGCCTCCTCTTTCGCTCTTGAAAGAGGACAGCGGCATGAAAAAGACCCCCCAGGAGATCAGGGAGATCCGTGAACTGGGGCGCAAGCTTGAACAGACCCTGGACAGCTTCGGTGTTGACGCCCACATCGTCAATTATACAACCGGCCCAACCATTACACGTTTTGAATTGGCGCCCGGACCGGGGATCAAGGTGAGCCGGATTGTCAATCTGGCCGATGACATCGCGCTCAGCCTTGCGGCCATGGGTGTCCGAATCGAAGCACCCATTCCGGGCAAGGCGGCCATCGGGATTGAGATTCCCAACAAGAACATGAGCCCTGTTTTGTTGAGAAGCCTGCTTGAGTCAAAGGAATTTCAGCAAAACCGCGGCCCGCTTGTCGCTGCACTTGGACGCAATGTCGGCGGTGAAGCCATCCTGTGTGATCTCAGCAAAATGCCCCACCTGCTGATTGCAGGGGCAACCGGTTCCGGCAAGTCGGTCTGCATCAACGCCATCCTGATCAGCATTCTCTACCGATCCTCGCCTGTTGATGTGCGGATGCTGATGATCGATCCCAAAATTGTTGAACTCAATGTCTACAATGGGATCCCGCATCTGCTTCAGCCTGTGGTAACCAATGCCGAAAAGGCATACGGTGTTCTCAATTACGCCTGTTCGGAAATGGAAAGACGCTACCGTCTGTTTGCGGACAAAAAAGTTCGGGATATCACTTCCTACAACCAGGCAGTCCGCCGTGCCGGCAAGACAGATCCGGAAGAAGGGCCGATTCCCAACATCCTGATCGTGATCGACGAACTGGCTGATCTGATGGCACTGACCCAGCACCAGGTTGAGAGTGCCATTTCGAGATTGATGGCAAAAGCCCGCGCGGTCGGCATCCATGTCATTATCGCGACTCAACGGCCTTCAGTAGATGTCATTACGGGGATCATCAAGGCCAACATCCCCTCACGTATCGCCTTTGCCGTTGCCTCTCAGGTCGATTCACGGACCATCATTGATTCGGGTGGAGCAGAGAAATTGCTTGGCAGAGGGGACATGCTTTACTTTCCGCTCGGTTCAATCAAAGCGATCAGAGGACAGGGAGCCTTCGTCAGCAACAGGGAAGTTGAGCGCATTCTGGCCCACATCAAGAGCTATTATCCGGAAAACTACGACGAAAGAGTAGCCGATGCCATCGAGAATCCGGAAACGGAGGACAAAGCTTCCATGGCGGAAGACGGTGAAGACGAATTGTTGATGGAAGCGCTGCGAGTGGTTGTGGAGGCTGATTACGCGGCCGTCTCCCTTTTGCAGAGAAAACTTCAGATCGGTTACCCCAGGGCCGCAAGGCTGGTGGATCGCCTGAGCGAACTCGGTTATGTCGGACCCTTTGAAGGCAGCAAACCCAGAAAACTCCTTATTACCCATGACCAGTACGAGCGGCTTTCACCCGAGGCTCCCGGCAAGGAAGACCATGACAGCCGCGCCTGA
- a CDS encoding NUDIX hydrolase, whose amino-acid sequence MSQQPDKNRKKRLRQPGRRAADVRTPPTMAGQVGAAGPGRPHCAAEPLLSEEVLSLDPRFIGRIFSVEVQQVKLPDGRLTSREVVRHPGGSCVVALDQEGCIYLVHQYRVGTGGPSREIPAGKLDPPEDALSCARRELAEETGLTADRWDLLIRFFPSPGYTDEVIHIYLARDLIKGPANPDQGEFISCERIRLETALDEVLDGILTDGKTCLGILLTAISVGLMR is encoded by the coding sequence ATGAGTCAGCAGCCGGATAAGAACCGCAAAAAGCGGCTTCGCCAACCCGGGCGGCGGGCAGCAGATGTCCGTACGCCTCCGACAATGGCCGGGCAAGTTGGGGCAGCCGGACCGGGACGCCCTCACTGTGCTGCTGAACCGCTTTTATCTGAGGAAGTTCTCAGCCTTGACCCGAGATTTATCGGCCGGATCTTTTCCGTTGAAGTCCAGCAAGTCAAACTGCCCGACGGCCGGCTTACAAGCCGCGAAGTGGTCCGTCATCCCGGTGGTTCCTGCGTGGTGGCGCTTGACCAGGAGGGCTGCATCTATCTTGTTCATCAATACAGGGTAGGTACCGGCGGCCCTTCCCGGGAGATTCCTGCTGGCAAGCTGGATCCGCCGGAAGACGCTTTGAGCTGCGCCCGCAGAGAATTGGCTGAGGAAACTGGTTTGACTGCGGATCGCTGGGATCTGTTGATTCGCTTCTTCCCCTCGCCGGGCTATACCGATGAAGTGATCCATATTTACCTGGCCCGGGACTTGATTAAAGGACCCGCTAACCCGGACCAAGGTGAATTTATTTCCTGTGAACGCATTCGCCTCGAAACCGCACTTGATGAAGTATTGGACGGCATCCTGACAGACGGCAAAACCTGTCTCGGCATTCTTTTGACTGCCATTTCGGTGGGTCTTATGAGGTAG
- a CDS encoding competence/damage-inducible protein A, which yields MTAAPENSFEAGSAEVISVGTELLVGQIIDSNACFLSQQLAELGISTYRHTVVGDNPDRLEKAIRMALEDNDLVVTTGGLGPTADDLTAEVAASVAGLPLLKDKAVTEELRRRYPDRTRYDFSVYPKVPSGAVVFKNETGTAPGSFVFLKAYDNRKAILMLPGPPDEMEPMFLVSVRPFLETFSRYRFRHRYVRLFGIGESKAEERIRDLVESQKEVTIAPYASIKEVVIRVSQRMDKAGGEDLTKAMTESLAGRFGPDVFEVGSRPLEAVLLDLLAERQMTMALAESCTAGMAASTLAGIPGSSAVLLGGVVTYNNEMKNRLLGVSSKILTSAGAVSCPVAIAMAEGCRARTGADVALSFTGIAGPGGGTEEMPAGTVWIACARAGASTVAKKYHFAGDRNRVRTRAVYTGLDLVRRLLLGL from the coding sequence ATGACAGCCGCGCCTGAGAACTCTTTTGAAGCGGGTTCAGCTGAGGTGATCTCGGTCGGAACTGAGTTGCTGGTCGGGCAAATCATCGACAGCAATGCCTGCTTTTTATCACAGCAATTGGCCGAACTGGGTATCTCAACTTATCGGCACACTGTTGTCGGTGATAATCCGGATCGTCTGGAGAAGGCCATCCGGATGGCCCTGGAAGACAATGACCTGGTCGTCACCACAGGCGGACTGGGCCCGACAGCTGACGATTTGACCGCGGAGGTGGCCGCCTCGGTGGCCGGCCTCCCCCTCCTGAAAGACAAGGCGGTGACGGAGGAACTCCGAAGAAGATATCCTGACCGGACGCGTTACGATTTTTCTGTCTATCCAAAGGTTCCCTCAGGAGCCGTGGTTTTCAAAAATGAAACAGGAACGGCACCCGGCTCTTTCGTTTTTCTTAAAGCTTATGACAACAGAAAAGCCATACTGATGCTTCCCGGCCCGCCTGATGAGATGGAGCCGATGTTTCTGGTTTCTGTCAGGCCTTTTTTGGAAACTTTCAGCCGTTATCGCTTCAGGCACCGCTACGTCCGTTTATTTGGCATCGGAGAATCAAAGGCAGAGGAACGCATCCGGGATCTTGTCGAAAGCCAGAAAGAAGTGACCATCGCTCCCTATGCCTCAATCAAGGAGGTCGTGATTCGTGTTTCCCAGCGAATGGACAAAGCAGGAGGAGAAGATCTCACGAAAGCCATGACAGAGAGTCTGGCCGGGCGTTTCGGACCGGATGTGTTCGAGGTTGGCTCCCGGCCCCTGGAAGCCGTTCTTCTTGATTTACTGGCAGAAAGGCAAATGACCATGGCCCTTGCCGAGTCCTGTACAGCGGGGATGGCCGCATCAACGCTGGCAGGTATTCCCGGTTCATCGGCAGTTCTTCTGGGCGGAGTGGTCACCTACAATAATGAGATGAAGAATCGCTTGCTGGGGGTGTCCAGCAAGATCCTGACATCCGCGGGAGCCGTCAGCTGTCCGGTTGCTATTGCCATGGCCGAAGGCTGCAGGGCAAGAACAGGGGCTGATGTGGCCCTGTCCTTCACCGGGATTGCGGGGCCGGGAGGCGGCACTGAGGAGATGCCGGCGGGAACGGTTTGGATTGCCTGCGCCAGGGCCGGGGCATCAACCGTGGCAAAGAAATACCATTTCGCAGGAGACCGCAACCGTGTCCGCACACGGGCGGTGTACACCGGTCTGGATCTCGTTCGGAGGCTGTTGCTCGGCCTATGA
- the rnhA gene encoding ribonuclease HI has protein sequence MSLEKNQEQALTQVIIHTDGACSGNPGPGGWAAIIRAMDVEKEISGYEPVATNNRMELTAALKALQSLNRPCRVDLYSDSAYLVSAFNEGWIENWQKRGWKNAAKMPVANQDLWEALLAEQLRHDITWHKVKGHSDNEYNNRCDKMAVNEILRNSTRS, from the coding sequence ATGAGTCTTGAAAAAAATCAGGAACAAGCGCTCACGCAGGTTATCATCCACACTGACGGAGCCTGCTCAGGCAACCCGGGCCCTGGCGGATGGGCTGCCATTATCCGGGCCATGGACGTCGAAAAGGAGATTTCCGGCTATGAACCCGTTGCGACCAATAACCGGATGGAATTGACCGCGGCGCTCAAGGCTCTGCAGTCGCTCAACCGCCCCTGCCGTGTCGACCTATACAGCGACAGTGCCTATCTGGTTTCAGCCTTCAATGAAGGCTGGATCGAAAACTGGCAGAAGCGCGGCTGGAAAAATGCCGCAAAAATGCCTGTTGCCAACCAGGATCTTTGGGAAGCGCTCCTTGCCGAACAGCTTCGCCATGACATCACCTGGCACAAGGTCAAGGGACATTCAGACAATGAATACAACAACCGCTGTGATAAAATGGCGGTCAATGAAATACTTCGAAATTCGACTCGGAGCTGA
- the rimO gene encoding 30S ribosomal protein S12 methylthiotransferase RimO, translating to MNQSYYLLSLGCPKNEVDSECMSALLKEAGYSFTDDPSSARYLIVNTCAFIEPAVEEAIGAILDLAGQKGENSFLVVAGCLSQRYKEEIFEEFPEVDAILGTGEFSRIADTLRSLADGLGLRSHRPGPPEDVSHLDVVRVPSAPQGTYAYLKIAEGCSNACAYCTIPRLRGPQRSRPPQAIIKEARCLADQGVRELILIAQDTTRYGHDLPGRPTLASLLKQLSRELPAIELIRCLYFYAGAVTDELIEEMAVNPKVAHYIDLPIQHASNAVLERMGRHETIGEITGKIEQFRRLIPDVIIRSTVITGFPGEKEEDFQKLLDYVRDIRFDRLGCFVFYPEEGTPAALMADQVPRTLASSRATKIMEVQKGIALEANRKRIGSVTPVLFEGVHARGILFQGRSYGEAPDIDPLIFVAATRDDLAIGSRPAVRIVEARPYELIGVSVHEHCQ from the coding sequence ATGAATCAGTCTTATTATCTTCTGTCTCTTGGCTGTCCCAAAAATGAAGTTGATTCCGAATGCATGAGCGCCCTTCTGAAAGAGGCAGGGTATTCTTTCACCGATGATCCTTCCTCGGCCAGATATTTGATTGTCAATACTTGCGCCTTCATTGAGCCGGCCGTTGAAGAAGCCATCGGGGCCATTCTTGATCTGGCCGGGCAGAAGGGGGAGAACTCCTTTCTGGTTGTTGCCGGCTGTCTCTCCCAGCGTTACAAAGAAGAAATTTTCGAAGAATTTCCTGAAGTGGATGCCATTCTTGGAACCGGGGAGTTCAGCCGGATTGCGGACACGCTGAGAAGTCTGGCAGACGGGTTGGGACTGCGTTCGCACCGTCCCGGTCCCCCGGAGGATGTCTCCCATCTTGATGTTGTCCGGGTTCCGTCCGCTCCTCAAGGCACTTATGCCTACCTGAAAATTGCAGAAGGTTGTTCCAATGCCTGTGCCTATTGCACCATCCCCCGCTTGCGCGGGCCCCAGCGATCCAGGCCGCCTCAGGCCATTATAAAAGAGGCCCGCTGTTTGGCGGATCAGGGCGTCCGTGAACTGATTCTGATTGCCCAGGATACGACACGCTATGGTCATGACCTGCCGGGAAGGCCGACTTTGGCCTCGCTTTTAAAACAGCTGTCGCGGGAACTGCCCGCGATCGAGCTGATCCGCTGCCTCTATTTTTATGCCGGTGCAGTGACTGATGAATTGATCGAAGAGATGGCTGTCAACCCCAAGGTTGCGCACTACATCGATCTTCCCATTCAACACGCTTCCAACGCGGTTCTGGAACGGATGGGGCGGCACGAAACCATCGGGGAGATCACCGGAAAAATTGAACAATTCCGGCGATTGATTCCGGATGTCATCATTCGTTCGACTGTCATCACTGGTTTTCCTGGTGAAAAGGAAGAGGATTTCCAAAAACTGCTTGATTATGTCAGGGATATCCGATTTGACAGGCTGGGTTGTTTTGTCTTCTATCCGGAGGAGGGGACGCCTGCGGCTCTGATGGCGGATCAGGTCCCCCGCACCCTGGCGTCATCCCGGGCAACAAAAATCATGGAAGTCCAAAAAGGCATTGCGCTTGAGGCCAATCGAAAAAGGATCGGTTCAGTAACACCTGTCCTTTTTGAAGGGGTCCATGCGCGTGGTATACTCTTTCAAGGGAGAAGCTACGGCGAGGCGCCGGATATTGATCCTCTTATTTTTGTTGCGGCCACAAGGGACGACCTTGCGATTGGCAGCAGGCCGGCCGTACGAATTGTAGAGGCTCGTCCCTACGAGCTGATAGGAGTATCTGTTCATGAACATTGCCAATAA
- the pgsA gene encoding CDP-diacylglycerol--glycerol-3-phosphate 3-phosphatidyltransferase, whose amino-acid sequence MNIANKLTLSRIIMIPFILFFLLPLPYCETCAFSGFIVSAPGRVIAFVLFILAAMTDLLDGMLARKQGLVSNFGKLVDPIADKLLVLSVFTAFVQLGRISTYVIVLIAAREFFVTGIRVVSIEQGQVIAASWFGKIKTIFQIIALGSLMFEPIIVQWFDPSLPFLGYGQPWTIPGDVLVAVTLLLTVFSGLDYWLKNRELLTGAFRV is encoded by the coding sequence ATGAACATTGCCAATAAGCTGACGCTGTCAAGAATCATCATGATTCCCTTCATTCTGTTCTTTCTCCTGCCCTTGCCTTACTGTGAGACCTGCGCCTTTTCCGGCTTCATCGTATCGGCTCCTGGCCGCGTGATTGCCTTTGTCCTCTTTATTTTGGCAGCCATGACTGACCTGCTTGACGGAATGCTGGCGCGGAAGCAGGGCCTGGTTTCCAATTTCGGAAAGCTGGTTGATCCCATCGCTGACAAACTCCTGGTTTTATCTGTTTTTACCGCCTTTGTACAGCTGGGACGGATCTCCACTTACGTCATTGTCCTGATCGCGGCTCGCGAGTTTTTTGTGACGGGAATCCGTGTTGTCAGTATTGAACAGGGGCAGGTGATTGCGGCGAGCTGGTTTGGAAAAATCAAGACAATCTTCCAGATCATTGCCCTGGGATCTTTAATGTTTGAACCGATTATTGTCCAGTGGTTCGATCCATCCCTTCCTTTTTTGGGTTATGGACAGCCATGGACCATACCCGGGGATGTTCTGGTGGCCGTCACCCTGCTGCTGACCGTCTTCTCAGGTCTTGACTACTGGCTTAAAAATAGAGAGCTCTTGACGGGTGCTTTCCGGGTCTAG
- the rnc gene encoding ribonuclease III — protein MPIDFSILENRLGYSFENRRLLAEALTHPSYAYEQQNATRDNQRLEFLGDAVLQLIVTEHLYAENPDAPEGMMTKIRAGLVCERTLAQLALSLELGNFLRLGHGEFLTGGGSNPSNLSDAVEAVLGAIYLERGMEAARQVVIRLLQPYFKLAVNGGLDNDFKSRLFEWTQSHKKMDLEFRVLETSGPDHDRQYTVGLYIDSQLKKTGVGKTKKAAEQEASRRFLESLTGDETGPC, from the coding sequence GTGCCAATCGATTTTTCCATTTTGGAGAACCGTCTCGGTTACTCTTTTGAAAACCGCCGGTTGCTTGCAGAAGCGCTGACGCATCCTTCCTATGCCTACGAACAGCAAAATGCAACCCGGGATAATCAGCGGCTTGAGTTCCTGGGTGACGCTGTCCTCCAGCTGATCGTGACGGAACATCTATACGCAGAAAACCCGGATGCCCCCGAAGGAATGATGACCAAAATCCGCGCGGGTCTGGTCTGTGAGCGGACGCTTGCCCAGCTGGCACTGTCGCTCGAACTGGGGAACTTTCTCAGGCTCGGGCATGGCGAATTCCTGACAGGAGGCGGATCCAACCCTTCCAATTTATCCGACGCTGTCGAAGCGGTCCTCGGTGCCATTTACCTTGAAAGGGGAATGGAGGCTGCCCGGCAAGTGGTGATCCGCTTGCTGCAACCCTACTTCAAGCTGGCCGTCAACGGCGGTCTCGACAACGATTTTAAAAGCAGGCTTTTCGAGTGGACCCAGTCGCATAAAAAGATGGATCTGGAGTTTCGGGTTCTTGAAACAAGCGGACCGGACCATGACCGGCAATACACCGTAGGCCTTTACATCGACAGTCAGCTGAAAAAAACGGGTGTAGGGAAAACCAAAAAGGCAGCGGAACAGGAAGCTTCGCGCCGGTTTCTGGAAAGCTTGACGGGAGATGAAACAGGACCATGCTGA